In Kineococcus sp. NBC_00420, a single genomic region encodes these proteins:
- a CDS encoding YceI family protein, with the protein MGWFGGKTKDAESTTTTTTGALPVVPGYLAGTWTIDASHSEVSFTVRHMAVSKVRGRLGSVSGEIVTSQDPAGSAVTAEVDVTTVTTFNEQRDGHIKSGDFFEIENHPTASFRSTSLTHDGDDFVLTGDLTLKGVTRPITLGLEVSGFGPDAYGGTRAGFSAKGTINRRDFGLSFDAKLDNGGLVVSDKVDLELDIEAVLNA; encoded by the coding sequence ATGGGCTGGTTCGGCGGAAAGACCAAGGACGCGGAGTCCACCACCACGACGACGACGGGCGCACTGCCCGTCGTCCCCGGCTACCTGGCCGGGACGTGGACCATCGACGCCTCGCACTCCGAGGTGTCCTTCACCGTGCGCCACATGGCCGTCAGCAAGGTCCGCGGCCGCCTGGGCTCCGTGTCCGGCGAGATCGTCACCAGCCAGGACCCGGCCGGCTCGGCCGTCACCGCCGAGGTCGACGTCACCACCGTGACCACGTTCAACGAGCAGCGCGACGGTCACATCAAGAGCGGCGACTTCTTCGAGATCGAGAACCACCCCACCGCCTCGTTCCGCTCCACCTCGCTGACCCACGACGGCGACGACTTCGTCCTCACCGGCGACCTGACCCTCAAGGGCGTCACCCGGCCCATCACCCTCGGCCTCGAGGTCTCCGGCTTCGGCCCCGACGCCTACGGCGGCACCCGCGCCGGGTTCTCGGCCAAGGGCACCATCAACCGTCGCGACTTCGGCCTCTCCTTCGACGCCAAGCTCGACAACGGGGGCCTCGTCGTCTCCGACAAGGTCGACCTCGAACTCGACATCGAAGCCGTCCTCAACGCCTGA
- a CDS encoding DAK2 domain-containing protein yields MKERQTTRVATDVATEAENVLELREDGHRVAAVAGTRVADLDVRRVLAWWRGFEEQVSSRGEELRGLGPELEEAARAADAILAKTPPVLAADVFDAVAVGFASVPGIPTLLGPWFAEFARSCGREAGTHELADAAWAGMFAVQRAGAPAPGAGSLVDAMAPAADALAGADVADVPAVAALHAAYRAAADGTRHTVVDGVVDPGALVVTWFFERGTVV; encoded by the coding sequence GTGAAGGAACGACAGACGACCCGCGTGGCGACGGACGTCGCCACCGAGGCGGAGAACGTCCTGGAACTGCGCGAGGACGGACACCGGGTCGCAGCGGTCGCGGGGACGCGGGTGGCCGACCTGGACGTGCGACGCGTCCTGGCCTGGTGGCGAGGCTTCGAGGAGCAGGTGTCCTCCCGCGGGGAGGAACTGCGCGGCCTCGGCCCGGAACTCGAGGAGGCGGCCCGCGCCGCCGACGCGATCCTGGCGAAGACGCCGCCGGTCCTGGCCGCGGACGTGTTCGACGCCGTCGCGGTCGGGTTCGCCTCCGTCCCCGGCATCCCCACCCTGCTCGGGCCGTGGTTCGCGGAGTTCGCGCGGTCCTGCGGACGCGAGGCCGGCACCCACGAACTGGCCGACGCGGCCTGGGCCGGGATGTTCGCCGTCCAGCGCGCCGGGGCACCCGCACCGGGTGCCGGGTCGCTCGTCGACGCGATGGCGCCGGCCGCCGACGCCCTCGCCGGGGCCGACGTCGCGGACGTCCCGGCGGTGGCCGCTCTGCACGCCGCCTACCGCGCCGCGGCCGACGGGACCCGGCACACCGTGGTCGACGGGGTCGTGGACCCGGGAGCCCTCGTGGTGACCTGGTTCTTCGAACGGGGCACCGTCGTCTGA
- a CDS encoding GNAT family N-acetyltransferase yields the protein MDVVLRGVDEADWRRWRDLRLRMLEDTPLAFAETLETARHHDEAEWRFRVRRTREPGSSTVVAQAGERWVGTMSAFTHPQEGLFLVSVFVDPAHRGAGLADRLLAEVLRWARSRPGATRMTLHVHEDNPRAQGFYRRWGFRDTGVRVPYDLDPTQDEVEMRLEFADPGR from the coding sequence GTGGACGTGGTGCTGAGGGGGGTCGACGAGGCCGACTGGCGGCGCTGGCGCGACCTGCGTCTGCGCATGCTCGAGGACACCCCGCTGGCCTTCGCCGAGACCCTCGAGACGGCCCGCCACCACGACGAGGCCGAGTGGCGCTTCCGCGTCCGCCGCACCCGCGAACCGGGGAGTTCCACCGTCGTCGCCCAGGCCGGCGAACGGTGGGTGGGCACCATGAGCGCCTTCACCCACCCGCAGGAGGGACTGTTCCTCGTCTCCGTCTTCGTCGATCCCGCTCATCGGGGTGCGGGGCTCGCGGACCGGTTGCTCGCCGAGGTCCTGCGCTGGGCGCGCAGTCGCCCCGGGGCCACCCGCATGACGTTGCACGTCCACGAGGACAACCCGAGGGCGCAGGGTTTCTACCGGCGCTGGGGTTTCCGCGACACCGGTGTCCGGGTTCCCTACGACCTCGACCCGACGCAGGACGAGGTGGAGATGCGCCTGGAGTTCGCCGACCCCGGCCGCTGA
- a CDS encoding glycoside hydrolase family 15 protein, with translation MARIEDYALIGDLHTAALIDRTGSIDWLCFPRFDSPACFAALLDTPDAGRWRLGPVGGATCSRRRYRGSSLILETEWDTPDGTVRVTDFMPPRGNHPDVIRIVEGLEGEVRMSSELALRFDYGSIVPWVRRRGDELEAVAGPDSVWFWSTTDIQGRDLTSVSDFVITEGERVPFVLTWGKSHEKMPHRPDPFHALQDTLDFWGDWSQAETVEGHWEEAVTRSLVVLKAMTYAPTGGIVAAVTTSLPEEIGGTRNWDYRYCWLRDATYTLQAMLLSGHVEEAGAWRDWLLRTVAGDPGDLQIMYGLDGTRRLPEMELPWLKGYEGSSPVRIGNEAAGQLQLDVWGEVLDSLFLARQAGLEREDDSWNLQKALMHHLEARWQEADNGLWEMRGDRRHFTHSKVMAWVAADRMVRSVEEFGLPGPVQRWRRVRDEIRADVLANGVSPTTGTFTQSYGSDNLDASLLLIPRVGFLPFDDPRVVATVDAIQRDLTQDGLVMRYRTEESGDGLPGSEGVFLACSFWLVDALHGIGRTEEARALFNRLLSLRNDVGLLAEEYDPVSKRQLGNFPQAFSHFPLVVAAHHLTSGDGGGRSDEVSDDVSDGVDETLGGEVPAHS, from the coding sequence ATGGCCAGGATCGAGGACTACGCGCTCATCGGTGATCTCCACACCGCCGCGCTGATCGACCGCACCGGATCGATCGACTGGCTCTGCTTCCCGAGGTTCGACTCCCCGGCCTGCTTCGCCGCGTTGCTCGACACCCCGGACGCGGGACGCTGGCGACTGGGACCCGTCGGTGGGGCCACGTGCAGTCGCCGCCGCTACCGCGGCAGCTCGCTGATCCTGGAGACGGAGTGGGACACCCCGGACGGCACCGTCCGCGTCACCGACTTCATGCCGCCGCGCGGCAACCACCCCGACGTCATCCGCATCGTCGAGGGCCTCGAGGGCGAGGTCCGGATGAGTTCCGAGCTCGCCCTCCGCTTCGACTACGGGTCGATCGTGCCGTGGGTCCGCCGGCGCGGCGACGAGCTCGAGGCCGTCGCCGGACCGGACTCGGTCTGGTTCTGGAGCACCACCGACATCCAGGGACGCGACCTCACGTCCGTCTCCGACTTCGTCATCACCGAGGGTGAGCGCGTCCCGTTCGTCCTGACGTGGGGCAAGAGCCACGAGAAGATGCCGCACCGCCCGGACCCCTTCCACGCCCTGCAGGACACCCTCGACTTCTGGGGGGACTGGAGCCAGGCGGAGACCGTCGAGGGGCACTGGGAAGAGGCCGTCACGCGGTCGCTGGTGGTGCTCAAGGCCATGACCTACGCCCCCACAGGGGGAATAGTGGCCGCGGTCACGACGTCGCTGCCCGAGGAGATCGGGGGCACCCGCAACTGGGACTACCGCTACTGCTGGCTGCGCGACGCCACCTACACCCTGCAGGCCATGCTGCTCTCCGGCCACGTCGAGGAGGCCGGGGCCTGGCGCGACTGGCTGCTGCGGACGGTCGCCGGCGACCCCGGCGACCTGCAGATCATGTACGGCCTCGACGGCACCCGGCGCCTGCCCGAGATGGAACTGCCGTGGCTCAAGGGCTACGAGGGCTCCTCCCCGGTCCGCATCGGCAACGAGGCCGCCGGCCAGCTGCAGCTCGACGTGTGGGGCGAGGTCCTGGACAGCCTCTTCCTCGCCCGCCAGGCCGGCCTGGAACGCGAGGACGACTCGTGGAACCTGCAGAAGGCCCTCATGCACCACCTCGAGGCGCGGTGGCAGGAGGCCGACAACGGTCTGTGGGAGATGCGCGGCGACCGCCGCCACTTCACCCACTCCAAGGTCATGGCCTGGGTCGCGGCGGACCGGATGGTGCGCAGCGTCGAGGAGTTCGGCCTGCCCGGACCGGTGCAGCGCTGGCGCCGCGTGCGGGACGAGATCCGCGCCGACGTCCTCGCGAACGGGGTCTCCCCGACGACGGGGACGTTCACCCAGTCCTACGGTTCCGACAACCTCGACGCGAGCCTGCTGCTCATCCCGCGCGTCGGTTTCCTGCCCTTCGACGACCCCCGCGTCGTGGCGACGGTCGACGCGATCCAGCGCGACCTGACCCAGGACGGGCTCGTGATGCGTTACCGGACGGAGGAGTCCGGCGACGGGTTGCCCGGTTCCGAAGGGGTCTTCCTGGCCTGCTCGTTCTGGCTCGTCGACGCCCTGCACGGCATCGGCCGGACCGAGGAGGCGCGGGCGCTGTTCAACCGCCTGCTGTCGCTGCGCAACGACGTCGGGCTGCTGGCCGAGGAGTACGACCCCGTCTCCAAGCGTCAGCTCGGCAACTTCCCGCAGGCCTTCAGCCACTTCCCGCTCGTCGTCGCCGCCCACCACCTCACCAGCGGTGACGGCGGCGGACGCAGCGACGAGGTGAGCGACGACGTGTCCGACGGGGTCGATGAGACCCTCGGCGGCGAGGTCCCCGCCCACTCCTGA
- a CDS encoding DUF427 domain-containing protein, which produces MSTRQHKTPGPDHPITVTPTSGRVVARVGDTVVATSTSAQTLQESTYPAVQYLPLADVDPALLRKTATTSWCPYKGEASYYSLTVDGAELTDAVWTYEDASPAVAPITGHVAFYPDRVSVTVED; this is translated from the coding sequence ATGAGCACTCGCCAGCACAAGACCCCCGGACCGGACCACCCCATCACCGTCACCCCGACGTCCGGGCGCGTCGTCGCGCGCGTGGGCGACACCGTGGTCGCCACCTCGACGTCGGCGCAGACGCTGCAGGAGTCGACCTACCCGGCCGTGCAGTACCTGCCGCTGGCCGACGTCGACCCGGCCCTCCTGCGCAAGACCGCCACCACGTCGTGGTGCCCCTACAAGGGTGAGGCGTCGTACTACTCGCTGACCGTGGACGGTGCGGAGCTCACCGACGCGGTCTGGACCTACGAGGACGCCTCCCCCGCGGTGGCCCCGATCACCGGCCACGTGGCGTTCTACCCGGACCGGGTCTCGGTCACCGTCGAGGACTGA
- a CDS encoding GGDEF domain-containing protein: MDSTPRTVGRKGALLWSLSARNPRSARLWAAVALMTTIVTCLVSGATTMGGLHSAKIIALLGLGALSAVLLSLPVERTAPLVVLAPLAGVGAVVWLDVLSHDAGVTGQVFFVVPVVWAAAQLRFAGALVVTVATLTGEAVVVFTFLPIDQAVTDFAYLTVLLLLVGGVLTRAGATQERLVEQLRLQAGVDPLTGLVTRRVLDSATEAAVRATGNTALVVIDLDRFKAVNDTFGHLGGDAALAHVANLLTGCCRDGDVVARMGGDELAVLMLDCTAETAARRAQAFVDVVRRTPLQLPGGVVVPLSISAGLSSMTLGVTRAEDLYARADSALYEAKRAGRDRLAHAA, encoded by the coding sequence GTGGACTCAACTCCCCGCACCGTCGGTCGGAAGGGTGCCCTGCTGTGGTCGCTGAGTGCCCGGAACCCGCGCTCGGCCCGCCTGTGGGCGGCCGTCGCGCTCATGACCACGATCGTGACCTGCCTGGTCTCCGGTGCCACCACCATGGGCGGACTGCACTCCGCCAAGATCATCGCCCTGCTCGGCCTGGGCGCGCTGTCGGCGGTGCTGCTGAGCCTGCCGGTCGAACGGACGGCGCCGCTGGTCGTCCTCGCTCCCCTCGCCGGGGTCGGGGCCGTCGTGTGGCTCGACGTGCTCAGCCACGACGCGGGGGTCACCGGCCAGGTCTTCTTCGTCGTCCCGGTCGTCTGGGCGGCCGCGCAGCTCCGGTTCGCGGGCGCGCTCGTCGTCACGGTCGCCACCCTCACGGGCGAGGCGGTCGTCGTCTTCACCTTCCTGCCCATCGACCAGGCCGTGACCGACTTCGCCTACCTGACCGTCCTGCTGCTGCTGGTCGGTGGTGTCCTCACCCGGGCCGGGGCCACCCAGGAACGGCTCGTCGAGCAGTTGCGGCTCCAGGCCGGCGTCGACCCCCTCACCGGGCTCGTCACCCGCCGGGTCCTGGACTCCGCCACCGAGGCCGCCGTCCGCGCCACCGGGAACACGGCCCTCGTCGTCATCGACCTCGACCGGTTCAAGGCCGTCAACGACACCTTCGGCCACCTCGGCGGGGACGCGGCGCTCGCCCACGTCGCGAACCTGCTGACCGGCTGCTGCCGCGACGGCGACGTCGTGGCCCGGATGGGTGGGGACGAGCTCGCCGTCCTGATGCTGGACTGCACGGCCGAGACCGCCGCCCGTCGCGCGCAGGCGTTCGTCGACGTCGTCCGCCGCACGCCCCTCCAGCTGCCCGGCGGGGTCGTCGTGCCGCTCTCGATCAGCGCCGGGCTGTCGTCGATGACCCTCGGGGTGACCCGCGCCGAGGACCTCTACGCCCGCGCCGACTCCGCGCTCTACGAGGCGAAGCGGGCCGGTCGCGACCGTCTCGCCCACGCCGCCTGA
- a CDS encoding GNAT family N-acetyltransferase — MLIRPEEPRDHDAVRDVHLAAFGDHGAKVADLADALRAGNPVSLVAEVDGAVVGHVMVGRNLLDAPPRLVDVGVLSPLGVLAQHQRRGVGKALVAAAIEATTFPALFLEGDPRYYSRLGFRAGADLGFRRPSLRIPPAAFQVVLLDGHEEWMTGTLVYDAVFWRLDAVGLR; from the coding sequence GTGCTCATCAGACCCGAGGAACCCCGGGACCACGACGCCGTCCGTGACGTCCACCTCGCCGCGTTCGGCGACCACGGCGCGAAGGTCGCCGACCTGGCCGACGCGTTGCGCGCCGGGAACCCGGTCTCGCTCGTCGCGGAGGTGGACGGCGCGGTGGTGGGTCACGTGATGGTCGGTCGCAACCTGCTCGACGCGCCCCCGCGCCTGGTCGACGTCGGGGTCCTCAGCCCGCTCGGCGTGCTGGCGCAGCACCAGCGGCGGGGGGTCGGGAAGGCCCTGGTGGCGGCGGCGATCGAGGCGACCACGTTCCCGGCGCTCTTCCTCGAGGGGGATCCCCGGTACTACTCGCGGCTGGGGTTCCGCGCAGGTGCGGACCTCGGTTTCCGGCGGCCGTCGCTGCGGATCCCACCGGCCGCGTTCCAGGTCGTGCTGCTGGACGGCCACGAGGAGTGGATGACGGGGACCCTCGTCTACGACGCGGTCTTCTGGCGCCTGGACGCCGTCGGGCTGCGCTGA
- a CDS encoding DUF4287 domain-containing protein yields MPEPVKGPASYFPAIEAKYGHPVAHWQEALRERRAEQPGVKHMELVAWLKTEHGMGHGHANALVAATPAEDA; encoded by the coding sequence GTGCCCGAACCCGTCAAGGGCCCCGCGTCCTACTTCCCCGCCATCGAGGCGAAGTACGGCCACCCCGTCGCGCACTGGCAGGAGGCGCTGCGTGAGCGCAGGGCCGAGCAGCCGGGGGTCAAGCACATGGAACTCGTCGCCTGGCTGAAGACCGAGCACGGCATGGGCCACGGCCACGCGAACGCGCTGGTGGCCGCCACCCCGGCCGAGGACGCCTGA
- a CDS encoding isochorismatase family protein, whose amino-acid sequence MTTLPDRSETALLVIDVQQGVMSASVDTENVVANISRLLERARTDGVPVVWVQHSSEELPLGSEEWQFVPELVPDPAEPLVHKRYGDAFEATDLEAVLAERAVGRLIVTGAQSDACIRSTLHGGFTRGYDVTLVGDAHTTEDLGEWGAPPPEQVIAHTNLYWSFQRAPGRTAGTVSTADVEFGAPLAV is encoded by the coding sequence GTGACGACCCTGCCGGACCGCTCCGAGACCGCCCTGCTCGTCATCGACGTCCAGCAGGGGGTGATGAGCGCGAGCGTGGACACCGAGAACGTCGTCGCGAACATCTCGCGCCTGCTCGAGCGCGCCCGCACCGACGGTGTGCCTGTCGTGTGGGTGCAGCACTCCAGCGAGGAACTCCCGCTGGGCTCCGAGGAGTGGCAGTTCGTGCCCGAGCTCGTCCCCGACCCGGCGGAACCGTTGGTGCACAAGCGCTACGGGGACGCCTTCGAGGCCACCGACCTCGAGGCCGTGCTGGCCGAACGGGCCGTCGGCCGGTTGATCGTGACGGGGGCGCAGTCCGACGCCTGCATCCGCTCGACGCTGCACGGCGGTTTCACCCGCGGCTACGACGTGACCCTCGTGGGCGACGCGCACACCACCGAGGACCTCGGCGAGTGGGGCGCGCCCCCGCCGGAGCAGGTCATCGCGCACACGAACCTCTACTGGAGCTTCCAGCGCGCGCCCGGCCGCACGGCCGGGACGGTGTCGACCGCGGACGTGGAGTTCGGCGCGCCCCTCGCCGTCTGA
- a CDS encoding RNA polymerase sigma factor translates to MRAVSDAPAEATVERDPEAQYQDLFRRHFRATVRLAQLLGADDAEDVAQEAFVRLHEHRRRLRDPAAALAHVRRTTANLATSRLRHLRVVRRTPGEVTRTAASAEETVVAAEQVDELRTALGKLSARHREALVLRYWLDLPVAEVADALDVPVGTAKSTISRAQAALANLLEERP, encoded by the coding sequence GTGAGAGCAGTCAGCGACGCCCCCGCAGAGGCGACCGTCGAGCGGGACCCCGAGGCCCAGTACCAGGACCTCTTCCGCCGGCACTTCCGCGCGACCGTCCGCCTCGCCCAGCTGCTGGGCGCCGACGACGCCGAGGACGTCGCCCAGGAGGCGTTCGTCCGCCTCCACGAACACCGACGGCGACTGCGCGACCCTGCCGCTGCCCTCGCCCACGTCCGACGCACGACCGCGAACCTCGCCACCTCCCGGCTCCGCCACCTGCGCGTCGTCCGTCGCACCCCCGGCGAGGTGACCCGCACCGCGGCCTCCGCCGAGGAGACCGTCGTCGCCGCCGAACAGGTCGACGAACTCCGCACCGCGCTGGGGAAGCTGTCCGCCCGCCACCGCGAGGCCCTCGTCCTGCGCTACTGGCTCGACCTCCCCGTCGCCGAGGTCGCCGACGCCCTCGACGTGCCCGTCGGCACCGCCAAGTCCACGATCTCCCGCGCCCAGGCGGCGCTCGCGAACCTGCTGGAGGAGCGACCGTGA
- a CDS encoding nucleobase:cation symporter-2 family protein, translating into MASELRVQHGVHPVDEVPPLRRLAPLGLQHVLAMYAGAVAVPLIVGGAMISAGRMSPDDLAHLIVADLFVAGIATIVQSVGFWRFGVRLPLMQGCTFAAVGPMITIGTQHGVAAIYGSVIACGVFMVVLAPVFSKLLRFFPPLVTGTVILLIGLSLMSVAAGWAGGGTGAADFGAPSNLLLALFTLIAILLIERLAPPAVARIAILLGIVVGTVVAAVAGKVDVTGVGDQAWFGISTPFAFGAPSFQVGSVIAMCVVALVIMTETTGDVLAIGEIVDRRLEPRDIADGLRADGLSTVLGGIFNTFPYTAFAQNVGLVSLSGVRSRYVATFAGGILVVLGLVPKLGAVVGSVPVAVLGGAGVALFGMVAASGIRTLASCTLDSRALLMIAVALGVGLLPTVNPGIYARTPDWFQTIFDSGISSGAIVAIVLHRILCTSTHTPEEQARAAAEVAGVATRSH; encoded by the coding sequence ATGGCGAGCGAACTGCGGGTTCAGCACGGCGTCCATCCGGTCGACGAGGTGCCGCCGCTGCGGAGACTCGCTCCTCTCGGGTTGCAGCACGTCCTCGCGATGTACGCCGGCGCCGTCGCGGTGCCGCTCATCGTCGGCGGGGCGATGATCTCGGCCGGCCGGATGTCGCCCGACGACCTCGCCCACCTCATCGTGGCGGACCTGTTCGTGGCCGGGATCGCGACCATCGTCCAGTCGGTGGGTTTCTGGCGGTTCGGGGTCCGGCTGCCCCTGATGCAGGGCTGCACCTTCGCCGCCGTCGGCCCGATGATCACCATCGGCACCCAGCACGGGGTCGCCGCGATCTACGGTTCGGTCATCGCCTGCGGCGTGTTCATGGTGGTGCTCGCCCCGGTGTTCTCGAAGCTCCTGCGGTTCTTCCCGCCGCTGGTCACCGGCACCGTGATCCTGCTCATCGGGTTGTCGCTCATGAGCGTCGCCGCCGGCTGGGCCGGTGGCGGGACGGGTGCCGCCGACTTCGGCGCCCCGTCGAACCTGCTGCTCGCGCTGTTCACCCTGATCGCGATCCTGCTCATCGAACGCCTCGCCCCGCCCGCCGTCGCCCGAATCGCGATCCTGCTCGGGATCGTCGTGGGAACCGTCGTCGCCGCGGTGGCCGGCAAGGTCGACGTCACGGGGGTCGGCGACCAGGCGTGGTTCGGGATCTCGACACCGTTCGCGTTCGGCGCCCCCTCGTTCCAGGTGGGTTCCGTCATCGCGATGTGCGTCGTCGCGCTGGTCATCATGACCGAGACGACGGGCGACGTACTGGCCATCGGTGAGATCGTCGACCGGCGCCTCGAACCCCGCGACATCGCCGACGGACTGCGCGCCGACGGGTTGTCCACCGTCCTCGGCGGGATCTTCAACACGTTCCCCTACACGGCGTTCGCGCAGAACGTCGGGCTGGTGAGCCTGTCCGGGGTCCGTTCCCGCTACGTCGCGACGTTCGCGGGCGGGATCCTCGTCGTCCTGGGCCTGGTGCCGAAGCTCGGCGCCGTCGTGGGTTCCGTTCCCGTCGCCGTCCTCGGCGGGGCCGGGGTGGCGTTGTTCGGGATGGTCGCGGCGAGCGGCATCCGGACCCTCGCGTCCTGCACGCTGGACAGTCGGGCCCTGCTGATGATCGCCGTCGCCCTCGGCGTCGGGTTGCTGCCGACGGTCAACCCCGGCATCTACGCCCGGACCCCCGACTGGTTCCAGACGATCTTCGACTCCGGGATCTCCTCGGGCGCGATCGTCGCGATCGTGCTGCACCGGATCCTCTGCACGAGCACGCACACCCCCGAGGAACAGGCCCGCGCCGCGGCCGAGGTGGCGGGGGTCGCGACGCGGAGCCACTGA
- a CDS encoding nucleotidyltransferase family protein, with product MGVVGIVLAAGAGRRMGAPKALLRHVDGRTFAAATAELLVAAGCSSVLVTLGTGQQLPSGVVAVEVPDASRGPGAGLARALRHPLARRAEAVLITLVDLPGIDVAGVRAVLGLASPTVLARGVERGRPGHPVLIGREHVARALELADTGSGLNALFGEIPWTAVEVPGAAADVDHPEDLPPGTRSA from the coding sequence GTGGGTGTGGTGGGGATCGTGCTGGCCGCGGGGGCGGGCCGGCGGATGGGTGCGCCCAAGGCCCTGCTGCGCCACGTCGACGGCCGGACGTTCGCGGCGGCGACCGCCGAGCTGCTGGTGGCGGCGGGGTGCTCCTCCGTCCTGGTCACCCTGGGCACCGGACAGCAACTGCCCTCCGGGGTCGTCGCGGTCGAGGTCCCGGACGCCTCCCGCGGGCCCGGGGCCGGGTTGGCCCGGGCGTTGCGGCACCCGCTGGCCCGGCGGGCCGAGGCGGTGCTGATCACCCTCGTCGACCTGCCCGGGATCGATGTGGCCGGGGTGCGGGCCGTGCTCGGACTCGCCTCGCCGACCGTGCTCGCGCGGGGGGTCGAGCGCGGACGTCCCGGTCACCCCGTGCTGATCGGCCGCGAGCACGTGGCCCGCGCCCTGGAACTCGCGGACACCGGGTCCGGTCTGAACGCGCTGTTCGGCGAGATCCCGTGGACGGCCGTCGAGGTTCCGGGGGCGGCTGCGGACGTCGACCACCCCGAGGACCTCCCACCCGGAACACGGTCCGCGTAA
- the uraD gene encoding 2-oxo-4-hydroxy-4-carboxy-5-ureidoimidazoline decarboxylase: MGIGELDDAGTARCEELLRTCCDAPAWAARTAARRPFGSLVSLLEIADEELAATSEADVDVALAAHPRIGERSESADSRREQAGALAAGSEVLDALATGNRAYEEKFGHVYLVCASGRSAEELLAVLDSRLGNDPDTERKVLRGELAAITRLRLTRLVAS, encoded by the coding sequence GTGGGCATCGGTGAGCTCGACGACGCCGGGACGGCGCGCTGCGAGGAGTTGCTGCGCACCTGCTGCGACGCGCCGGCCTGGGCGGCGCGGACGGCCGCGCGCCGCCCCTTCGGATCGCTGGTGAGCCTGCTGGAGATCGCCGACGAGGAACTCGCCGCGACCTCCGAGGCCGATGTCGACGTCGCCCTGGCCGCGCACCCCCGGATCGGGGAACGCTCCGAGAGCGCCGACTCCCGACGTGAACAGGCGGGCGCGCTGGCCGCCGGCTCCGAGGTGCTGGACGCGCTCGCGACGGGGAACCGGGCCTACGAGGAGAAGTTCGGGCACGTCTACCTGGTCTGCGCGTCGGGCAGGAGCGCCGAGGAACTCCTCGCGGTCCTGGACTCCCGCCTCGGCAACGACCCGGACACCGAGCGGAAGGTCCTGCGCGGGGAACTCGCCGCGATCACCCGGCTCCGGCTGACCCGGCTGGTGGCGTCGTGA
- the uraH gene encoding hydroxyisourate hydrolase, translating into MTSLSTHVLDAVTGTPSAGMSVVLADADGTPVASGTTDDDGRARLAEELAPGTYRLLFQTGPWFAAAGRETFYPEVVVAFSVGADRAHLHVPLLLSPFAYSTYRGS; encoded by the coding sequence GTGACCAGCCTCTCGACGCACGTCCTGGACGCCGTCACCGGGACCCCGTCCGCGGGGATGTCGGTGGTGCTGGCCGACGCCGACGGGACCCCCGTCGCGAGCGGGACCACCGACGACGACGGCCGGGCCCGCCTGGCCGAGGAACTCGCGCCGGGGACCTACCGGCTCCTGTTCCAGACCGGGCCCTGGTTCGCCGCGGCCGGTCGTGAGACGTTCTACCCCGAGGTCGTCGTCGCCTTCTCCGTCGGTGCCGACCGCGCCCACCTGCACGTCCCCCTGCTGCTCTCACCGTTCGCCTACTCCACCTACCGAGGGAGCTGA